A window of Nitrososphaerota archaeon contains these coding sequences:
- a CDS encoding ATP-dependent DNA helicase, producing MRFCPECHGRLRVRNRGSLLCVKCGYIEPLTKAEKPRSGMASFFPYASMRPFQKETLEQIEKGLASSKFVILEAPVGFGKSAVAASICRYLGSAHILTSSKQLQDQYASDFKFPIVKGKSNFRCYIPSSSGVFLPCSKGRCKADWSLMDCPHYITLEEYQTHKKRLCAKSSRCERLKGGKLCRYYEQKWIGFSAPITIYNYPFVFSELKYAKDVPHRRLLVCDEVHDLEKQIVGFASFTLRRTALQTYHEEVKPGKNLVIPDKGVDEPSAWLEVLSNAEDTLKEFSTLYKSDIQQERVIACEAMLEDMESFMKSLKSDPSNWVVNSVKRIGDGSVEEVVFQPISISGYTLPLFNIGDKVLLMSATVSSKERLCGVLGINMDDAAFIRISESSFPVENRPIHALNIAKLNRESMDAALPDIARTVDDIMNQHSAERGVIHTTSYMQSNYIMQHISEPNRRRLVTTEGSFDRSTLVQIHSENDASVLISPSLYQGVDLKDDLSRFQIIVKVPYPDLSHRRIAVKLQRDREWYYWQTALRLVQTYGRSVRSEHDHAVTYVLDSNFTSFVNMHSSLFPKFFLDALKNEIPVPPQDQKKL from the coding sequence ATGAGGTTTTGCCCCGAGTGTCACGGCCGGTTAAGGGTACGTAACCGAGGCTCACTTCTATGCGTTAAATGCGGCTATATTGAGCCCTTGACAAAGGCTGAGAAGCCTCGTTCTGGGATGGCGAGCTTCTTTCCTTACGCCTCTATGAGACCGTTTCAGAAGGAGACGCTTGAACAGATAGAGAAAGGGTTAGCTTCATCAAAGTTTGTCATTCTTGAAGCGCCTGTGGGATTCGGTAAATCAGCTGTAGCAGCATCCATCTGCCGATACCTGGGCTCAGCGCATATACTGACCTCTTCTAAGCAGCTTCAAGACCAGTATGCATCAGACTTCAAGTTCCCGATAGTGAAAGGTAAATCCAACTTCCGCTGCTACATACCAAGCTCATCCGGAGTTTTCCTGCCCTGCAGCAAAGGTCGATGCAAAGCCGACTGGAGCCTAATGGACTGCCCGCACTACATCACCTTAGAGGAGTATCAAACACATAAGAAGAGGCTCTGCGCGAAAAGTTCAAGGTGCGAGCGGCTTAAAGGTGGAAAACTCTGCAGATACTACGAGCAGAAGTGGATCGGCTTCTCTGCCCCTATAACAATTTACAACTACCCTTTCGTCTTCAGCGAGCTAAAATACGCGAAAGATGTGCCACACAGAAGACTCCTCGTCTGCGACGAGGTTCACGACTTGGAGAAGCAGATAGTGGGCTTCGCATCCTTCACCCTCAGAAGAACTGCACTGCAAACCTATCATGAAGAGGTCAAGCCTGGCAAGAATCTAGTTATCCCAGACAAAGGAGTCGATGAACCATCTGCTTGGCTGGAGGTGCTTTCCAACGCGGAGGATACGCTCAAGGAGTTCTCCACACTATACAAGTCTGACATTCAGCAGGAGCGTGTAATCGCCTGCGAAGCTATGCTTGAAGATATGGAGAGTTTCATGAAGAGTCTAAAGTCGGATCCATCGAACTGGGTTGTCAACAGCGTAAAACGGATAGGGGACGGCTCAGTGGAGGAGGTGGTGTTCCAACCCATCTCCATCAGCGGCTATACTCTACCGCTGTTCAACATCGGTGACAAAGTTCTCCTCATGTCGGCTACAGTCTCCTCGAAAGAAAGGCTGTGCGGAGTTCTCGGAATAAACATGGACGACGCTGCTTTCATCCGTATCTCTGAGTCCTCGTTCCCAGTCGAAAACCGGCCGATACACGCCTTGAACATTGCGAAGCTAAACCGGGAAAGCATGGATGCGGCTCTGCCCGATATAGCGCGAACAGTAGACGACATAATGAACCAGCACAGCGCGGAGCGAGGCGTAATCCACACCACCTCATACATGCAGTCAAACTACATTATGCAGCACATCTCAGAACCAAACAGGCGACGGCTAGTCACCACCGAAGGCAGCTTCGACCGATCAACTCTGGTGCAGATACACAGCGAGAACGATGCATCAGTCTTGATCTCACCAAGCCTGTACCAGGGAGTAGATCTGAAAGATGATTTATCACGATTCCAAATAATCGTGAAAGTTCCGTATCCAGACCTATCACACAGGAGGATCGCGGTGAAGCTTCAGAGAGACCGTGAATGGTACTACTGGCAGACAGCTCTACGACTTGTGCAAACCTATGGGAGAAGCGTAAGAAGCGAGCATGACCACGCCGTCACCTATGTGCTTGACTCCAACTTCACAAGTTTCGTCAACATGCACAGCAGCCTGTTCCCGAAATTCTTCCTAGACGCCCTGAAGAACGAAATACCAGTTCCACCGCAAGATCAAAAGAAACTGTAG
- a CDS encoding potassium channel family protein — protein sequence MAALRHLHRVSHSLYRRALYSFILIAITLTVGTEGMHYIEGLNYVDAFYFMSMITTAQGPPTAPVTVGGKLFASLMAFISIGAVVTSLGFLFGPFFGVLWRTGAEHFEEELHRFENRKEKEKESRDKKSSS from the coding sequence ATGGCTGCGCTTCGTCACCTGCACCGGGTATCTCACTCGCTGTATCGTAGAGCTCTTTACTCCTTCATTCTTATCGCTATTACCCTGACCGTCGGCACCGAAGGAATGCATTATATTGAAGGTCTCAACTATGTTGATGCCTTCTACTTCATGAGTATGATAACTACAGCTCAAGGACCTCCCACTGCACCTGTCACCGTTGGTGGAAAGCTTTTCGCCTCGTTAATGGCCTTCATATCTATCGGAGCAGTTGTGACCTCGCTGGGCTTCCTCTTCGGGCCCTTCTTCGGAGTACTATGGAGAACAGGCGCTGAGCATTTTGAGGAAGAGCTACATCGCTTCGAGAACCGCAAAGAAAAAGAAAAAGAAAGCCGCGACAAGAAGAGCTCCAGCTAA